In Candidatus Deferrimicrobium sp., a single genomic region encodes these proteins:
- a CDS encoding antitoxin Xre/MbcA/ParS toxin-binding domain-containing protein, with protein MISVREIAKVLGVRGKVHSLAELNRLVETGLPKASLKHVVSLAFEDRKQWFETIYRLVPIATYKRRKETLSREESEKTERLARVVATAYHVWEDPGDTMNFLSRPHPSLGGKTPVEYSATELGARQVEEMLWAIFYGLPA; from the coding sequence ATGATTTCGGTGAGAGAAATTGCAAAGGTACTTGGGGTCAGGGGGAAAGTTCATTCCCTGGCGGAGTTGAACCGGCTTGTGGAGACCGGTCTCCCGAAGGCCTCCCTGAAGCATGTTGTTTCGCTCGCATTCGAGGACCGGAAGCAGTGGTTCGAGACCATCTATCGACTCGTCCCCATCGCCACCTACAAGCGGCGCAAGGAGACGTTATCCCGGGAAGAGAGCGAAAAAACGGAGCGCCTCGCTCGGGTTGTCGCGACTGCGTATCACGTGTGGGAAGATCCCGGAGATACTATGAACTTCCTCTCCCGTCCCCATCCGTCACTTGGAGGGAAGACGCCGGTGGAGTACTCGGCGACGGAGCTTGGGGCTCGCCAGGTCGAGGAGATGCTCTGGGCGATATTCTATGGCCTCCCGGCGTAA